The Magnetococcales bacterium sequence ACCACCAGAACATGGGGAAAAAGCCGTTCGCTGGGCGGCCAGGTTTCCAGGTCAGCCTGTTTAAATGAAAAGGCCATTCTCAGTAATTTTACCGCCTTGTAACGATTGGCCTGTTCCACCACCACACCCATGCGCTCCCGGGTCACGAGCTGAACCAGGCGATGGATGGCAAGATCCTTTTCTTTGACCTCCACCAAAGAGTGGCGTCGCAAGCCGCCGATGGCCTCCCAGAAGGTCGTCTCCTCCATGCCAAGATAGGGTCGCAGCAGATCCAGGGGGATGGTCTCCGGGGCCAGGAGCGAGAAGAGATTCAGCAGCTCCTTACTCTCCGGGCTCAACCTGTCCATGGCCATGGCCCAGGTGGTGGCCAGGGTGGCGGGGTAGTCGCGGAGCTTTTTGCCCTTGTGCAGCATCGGAGAGGTTTGCTTTTCAAACAGACTGGCATAGTCGCCGAAAGGCATGCTGGTTTCCGCCAGGTAGGCCGCCGCCTGGGTCAAAGCCAGGGGCAGATACCCCAGCAGTTTCGCAACCCGTTTGGCCCCGGTTTCATCCTGTCGTTTGGTGCGATTCAGCAGAAAGGCCACCGACTCTTCCAGACGCCAGATTGCCAAAGCAATGGACGCCTCCTCCCAATCGTGATGGCGAGAGGTGATCAGCAAATGCCCTTTGGGGTGAAGCGGCAGCCAGGGGTGCAGGGCTTCGGGAGCTTCAGCGTTGTCAAAAATCAGCAGCCAATCCTTTTCCCGGTTCAACCAGTCGTGGACAAAGCGGCGTTTGGCCTCGATATCCCCTTCCACGCAGCCCAGCTCCCGCGCCAGGGCATCGAAACCCGCGCTCAACCCCCCTTCGGTTTCCGCCGCCAGCCACCAGACCCGTTGATACTCCCCGAGATGGCGATGGGCGTATTCCAAAGCGGTCTGCGTCTTACCGATGCCGCCCAGCCCGTGGATGGTCTGGGTCAGGGCCTGGGTGGCGGTGGTGGCGAAACCTTGGGCCAACTGGCGCAACACCTCCTCCCGTCCGGTAAACAGGGGGTTGCGGGAAGACAGGTTGTGGTGGCAGGTGACGGATGCAGGCGTTGCCGGAACGGAGGCGAGCTCATCAGCGATTTCTACTATTTTATCAGTGATTTCTTTCCAAGCTCGATCGGGATCGGTATAGGATTTGACCGAGTTGCCATCCTTGGGCAAGACCTGGTATTTGGAAATGTGGGCCTGCTCCCAATTGCACTCCCTGATAATGATCGGCACCAGCCGGGTTCGTCCGGTGCGGTGTTGCTCCAGCAGTTGAGGAACCTCTTCATCCTGGATGAAATCGGAGGCCAGAAAATCGGCGCTGATCAGCAGGATTCCCATTTGGCTTTGTTGCAAAGCCTTAATGATCTGGGGTTGCCACTTCTCACCAACCTTAATATTCCGATCCGTCCAGAGCCGGATTTTCTTCTGGCGAGCCTGAACTTTGAGGAATTTGACCAGCTCGTCCTTATAGGCTTCATCTTCATGGGCATACGAAATGAATAGATCGACAGGATCGCTCATCAATCGGCTCGATGACAGGCAATGAGGGAAAAGGCGGGTCTCCTTCCCGCTTTGGCGGGAAGGAGCAGAATAGAGGAGGAAAAAAATAAAAACAACACCTCGGGGCGCTGCCCCGAACCCCGCCGGGGGGGATAATCCCCCCCGGACCCCCGTATTACAACTTCGCTGGGTCGAAACCCGTCTCTTTGTAAATGGACTCCAACAACTCCCTGCCCACCCGGTCGGCCATCTCGCCATGCACCTTGACCATGGCCTTCTTCCACTCCAAACGCTGCTCCGGCGTCAACACCACCACCTGCGTCCGGCCCGAAGCCTTCACTCCCTCCAGCGCCTTGTCGTTCTCCTCCTTGGCAATCTGGTTGGCGTAAGCCGTGGCCTCCATCATGGCCCGATCCAACTGAACCCGAACATCCGGGGCCAGATTCTCCCAAAAGGCCTTGTTCACAATCACCGCATAGCCCAGATAGCCATGATTCGAAACCGTCAAATGCTTCTGAACCTCATGCATCTTCTGGGTGAAAAAGTTGGAAACCGGATTCTCCGTGCCATCCACCACCCCGGTCTGCAACCCCTGATACACCTCCGAAAAAGCCATGGTCTGCGGCACCGCGTTCATCGACCGCATCTGCGCATCCAACACCTTCGACGACTGAATGCGCAGCTTCAACCCCTGAAAATCCTTCACCCCCAACAAGGCCCGGTTGGCGCTCATCTGCTTGAAGCCGTTGTCCCAAAATGCCAGTCCCAAAA is a genomic window containing:
- a CDS encoding TRAP transporter substrate-binding protein — its product is MKIVAGFLAVLLGLGLSGAAVAAEPVVIKFSHVVAVETPKGKAAEKFRDLAALYTQNRVKVEVYPNSQLFKDKEELEALQMGVVQMLAPSLAKFGPLGVKEFEAFDLPFLFDNYDELHKVTQGPVGQAMLKRLEAKGILGLAFWDNGFKQMSANRALLGVKDFQGLKLRIQSSKVLDAQMRSMNAVPQTMAFSEVYQGLQTGVVDGTENPVSNFFTQKMHEVQKHLTVSNHGYLGYAVIVNKAFWENLAPDVRVQLDRAMMEATAYANQIAKEENDKALEGVKASGRTQVVVLTPEQRLEWKKAMVKVHGEMADRVGRELLESIYKETGFDPAKL
- a CDS encoding toll/interleukin-1 receptor domain-containing protein, producing the protein MSDPVDLFISYAHEDEAYKDELVKFLKVQARQKKIRLWTDRNIKVGEKWQPQIIKALQQSQMGILLISADFLASDFIQDEEVPQLLEQHRTGRTRLVPIIIRECNWEQAHISKYQVLPKDGNSVKSYTDPDRAWKEITDKIVEIADELASVPATPASVTCHHNLSSRNPLFTGREEVLRQLAQGFATTATQALTQTIHGLGGIGKTQTALEYAHRHLGEYQRVWWLAAETEGGLSAGFDALARELGCVEGDIEAKRRFVHDWLNREKDWLLIFDNAEAPEALHPWLPLHPKGHLLITSRHHDWEEASIALAIWRLEESVAFLLNRTKRQDETGAKRVAKLLGYLPLALTQAAAYLAETSMPFGDYASLFEKQTSPMLHKGKKLRDYPATLATTWAMAMDRLSPESKELLNLFSLLAPETIPLDLLRPYLGMEETTFWEAIGGLRRHSLVEVKEKDLAIHRLVQLVTRERMGVVVEQANRYKAVKLLRMAFSFKQADLETWPPSERLFPHVLVVTAPVEWPEEQKLDLARLLNEAGVFLSTMGRYSQMLELQQRAFRLAEEVLPAEDRQLAVFANNLCQILQALGRLKEALPYAERALAIDEKVHGPDHPKVALRANNLGAILKDLGRPDEALSHMQRALAIGKKVHGPDHPQVALYANNLGIVLQALGRLDEALPHAERALAIDEKVYGPDDPMVAKDVNNLGVILLGLGRLEEVLPHVERALAIGEQVHGSDHPNVALFANNLGEVLQDLGRLPEARTRLQRAFEIRLAKLPAGHPYIALTANNLIILLEEMHLPDEAAEVRRRLEENSRKASGSV